The Roseivirga sp. BDSF3-8 genome has a window encoding:
- a CDS encoding Crp/Fnr family transcriptional regulator codes for MDELIHFLLEFSNLNTRQLELVRRQVYTKKLRKDEYFSEAGKVSKEIAFVKQGILRLCYYNREGQEITKYFIAENKFAVDLNSFQTGLPSTEYLQAVEDCELLIFSDDSMKHLSETIIGWDEMVNKISSKALIDKMNRLSPMLSEDAKTRYLNFYERFPDLANRVPLNHLASFIGITSQSLSRIRKELKEGEKA; via the coding sequence CCAGGCAGCTTGAGCTGGTAAGGCGTCAGGTTTATACCAAAAAGCTGAGGAAGGATGAATACTTCTCCGAAGCCGGCAAAGTATCAAAAGAAATCGCTTTTGTAAAGCAAGGTATATTACGACTTTGCTACTATAATCGTGAAGGGCAGGAAATAACTAAATATTTTATCGCAGAAAATAAGTTTGCTGTAGACCTTAACAGCTTTCAGACCGGTCTGCCCTCCACAGAATATCTGCAGGCAGTAGAAGATTGCGAACTCCTCATCTTTAGCGACGATTCGATGAAACACCTTTCGGAGACCATTATCGGGTGGGATGAGATGGTTAATAAGATCAGTAGCAAAGCCCTCATAGACAAGATGAACCGCCTGAGTCCCATGCTTTCAGAGGATGCCAAAACACGCTATCTGAATTTTTATGAACGCTTTCCGGATCTCGCCAACCGGGTTCCGCTAAATCACCTCGCATCCTTTATCGGGATCACCAGCCAATCCCTTAGCAGAATCAGAAAAGAACTAAAAGAGGGGGAAAAAGCATGA